One window of Drosophila gunungcola strain Sukarami chromosome 2L unlocalized genomic scaffold, Dgunungcola_SK_2 000037F, whole genome shotgun sequence genomic DNA carries:
- the LOC128253471 gene encoding epidermal growth factor receptor kinase substrate 8-like protein 1 isoform X2, whose translation MVNHHSNGGGSAGNSSGSLRAGGAHGGGGGGGGGDYSGDDRSGGGEERERMESDLHDKPTYLLEHLATFTVNKESGIVYPADGMRRLLQLEKTTGIWSQKMQLCLDYQWVLIMDYETGNIIERFPASLVQEPTAFTSNDAMELYNNILVFIVSGGGGSRSEMHIFQSQSVSAVHLVEDLKQLRSGKMITQQRGATPTHSGGGASSMAMMMSKTSSSSSHSRVELHQHREQRMERERERERDRDRDRERERESHHHHQMHQRNSSVEQYGMRAGVVGVSGEDVAHIGGETDSEHGGIGGGLGGGAERDETSSTSSEKYERDVAVLNHCFDDIEKFIARLQHAAAASRELERRRRNRKSKKRDPGEGLLTLRTRPPHEKEFVDIFAKFKLSFNLLAKLKAHIHDPNAPELVHFLFTPLALIVEASSDTYYESQLPARVVNPLLTREAINLLINCVTSKETELWRSLGDAWVIPRDQWKDDVGSYHPVFLDGWSPDYLINDELEPPPNSPPAHVSKRRLEVQAGSGLNGRGGGGGGGGGGGGYDDYDSGNGMNMAMGIEKYTIHHGNDVMRERERERDRAGAISASEFNTRSELSFDSIEGRGGAHGHGGHGGPGGPGPTLSAITAGLQNLHTRESRSGGNGYGGSGPGPSSELGGGGGGGRGGPPNVSDDQMLESWLEDLQAAGAKIVLVTYPRTANNDKELSVMRGEYLEILDDTRKWWKARNMRGQVAHVPHTIVTPFNFGDGDGAQFYGQQQQPGQAGPPGSGNKLRSGDNAVMEQRSPDPTDMMRSKHLGKKGEFRYF comes from the exons AATGGAGGAGGCAGTGCCGGAAATAGCAGTGGAAGCTTGAGAGCAGGCGGTGCCCATGGAGGtggtggcggaggaggaggtggagacTACTCCGGAGATGATCGCAGTGGCGGTGGCGAGGAGCGGGAGCGGATGGAAAGCGATCTGCACGACAAGCCCACCTACCTGCTGGAGCACCTGGCCACCTTTACGGTGAACAAGGAGTCGGGCATTGTGTATCCCGCAGACGGAATGCGACGACTCCTTCAGCTGGAGAAGACCACTGGGATTTGGTCGCAGAAGATGCAGCTCTGTCTGGACTACCAGTGGGTGCTCATCATGGACTACGAAACGGGG AACATCATCGAAAGATTTCCAGCCTCCCTGGTCCAGGAGCCCACCGCCTTCACCTCCAACGACGCCATGGAGCTGTACAACAACATTCTGGTCTTTATCGTGTCCGGAGGCGGTGGTTCCCGCTCCGAGATGCACATTTTCCAG TCACAAAGCGTGTCCGCTGTTCATCTGGTTGAGGACCTTAAGCAGCTGAGAAGTGGCAAGATGATCACGCAGCAGCGcggtgccacgcccacgcatTCGGGAGGCGGGGCGTCCAGCATGGCCATGATGATGAGCAAgacctcctcgtcgtcgtcgcacaGTCGCGTGGAGTTGCACCAGCACAGGGAGCAGCGGATGGAGCGCGAACGGGAAAGGGAGCGGGATCGGGATCGAGATCGCGAGCGTGAGCGTGAGAgccaccatcaccatcaaATGCACCAAAGGAACAGCAGCGTGGAGCAGTACGGAATGAGGGCCGGCGTGGTTGGAGTTTCTGGCGAGGATGTAGCCCACATCGGTGGCGAGACGGACTCGGAACATGGTGGTATAGGAGGAGGATTAGGCGGAGGAGCGGAACGCGATGAAACCAGCTCCACATCCAGCGAGAAATACGAACGCGATGTGGCCGTACTAAATCACTGTTTCGATGACATTGAGAAGTTCATAGCGCGACTTCAACATGCGGCTGCAGCTTCGCGGGAACTCGAGCGGCGTCGTCGCAATCGCAAGTCCAAGAAAAGGGATCCGGGCGAGGGTTTGCTCACCCTGAGAACCCGGCCGCCGCACGAGAAGGAATTCGTGGACATATTCGCCAAATTTAAGCTGTCGTTTAACCTTCTGGCCAAGCTGAAGGCGCACATCCACGACCCGAATGCCCCCGAGCTGGTGCACTTTCTGTTCACACCGCTGGCCCTGATCGTGGAGGCCTCTAGTGACACCTACTATGAGTCGCAGCTGCCGGCACGCGTGGTGAATCCCCTGCTCACGAGGGAGGCCATCAACCTGCTCATCAACTGTGTGACCAGCAAGGAGACGGAGCTGTGGCGTTCGTTGGGCGATGCCTGGGTCATACCGCGCGATCAGTGGAAGGACGATGTGGGCTCCTATCATCCGGTCTTCCTCGATGGCTGGTCACCCGATTACCTGATCAACGATGAGCTGGAGCCGCCACCAAATTCCCCGCCCGCTCATGTCAGCAAGCGCCGACTGGAGGTTCAAGCGGGATCTGGACTAAATGGTCGTGGAggtggtggaggaggaggaggaggcggcggtggGTACGATGACTACGACTCGGGGAACGGGATGAACATGGCCATGGGCATTGAAAAGTATACCATCCACCATGGCAATGATGTGATGAGAGAAAGGGAACGCGAGAGAGATCGAGCGGGAGCCATCAGCGCCTCTGAATTCAACACCCGCAGCGAGCTTTCCTTCGACTCGATTGAGGGAAGGGGCGGAGCACATGGTCATGGCGGTCATGGAGGACCAGGAGGACCGGGTCCCACCCTCAGCGCCATCACAGCTGGTCTGCAGAATCTGCATACGCGGGAATCTCGTTCCGGGGGCAATGGATACGGTGGCTCTGGTCCAGGACCCTCTTCTGAAttgggcggcggcggcggaggaggaagGGGTGGTCCACCGAATGTCAGCGACGATCAGATGCTCGAGTCCTGGCTGGAGGATTTGCAGGCGGCGGGTGCCAAGATTGTGCTGGTCACCTATCCACGCACCGCCAACAACGACAAGGAGCTCAGCGTGATGCGGGGAGAATATCTAGAG ATCCTTGACGACACCCGAAAGTGGTGGAAGGCGCGCAACATGCGGGGACAGGTGGCCCATGTGCCCCACACGATCGTTACCCCTTTCAATTTcggcgatggcgatggagCCCAGTTCTAcgggcaacaacagcagccagGACAGGCGGGTCCTCCAGGCTCGGGCAACAAACTGCGATCCGGG GACAACGCAGTCATGGAGCAAAGATCACCGGATCCCACCGACATGATGCGTAGCAAGCATTTGGGCAAGAAGGGCGAGTTCCGCTACTTCTAG
- the LOC128253486 gene encoding uncharacterized protein LOC128253486 isoform X2, translating into MPRISLDLTDNVNAQNESETVFLKIEANFREGQIIRSMFQPGEGWQQEEISKNWKCDGPKNPLQPGQSFTFRVAVLQRCFEIYVNDQLYGSFEFVKFPKQINYVRAYGDFEKITQFHHRMLFPLVFPRTLMCPDKVAFQSDVPRRYETGTVVAMECIAKGPPTTEFSICFQCNDTGRTVLRFHVNFDRTTVSRSYQREDNSFAISDEETEGEFPFVRGKLFKIAFGLGDRAFLIAVNGQYFTYYNFPGRPFSISTLKCFTNEVGDFAVRSMEYHSDSPLLARVEKLSII; encoded by the exons ATGCCAAG AATATCTCTGGACCTCACGGACAATGTGAATGCGCAGAACGAGAGCGAAACGGTCTTCCTTAAGATCGAGGCCAATTTCCGCGAGGGTCAGATCATCCGGAGCATGTTCCAGCCGGGCGAGGGATGGCAGCAGGAGGAGATTTCAAAGAATTGGAAGTGTGACGGACCGAAGAATCCACTGCAACCGGGTCAGAGTTTCACTTTCCGAGTGGCCGTACTGCAGCGGTGCTTCGAGATCTACGTAAACGATCAGTTGTACGGATCATTTGAGTTTGTCAAGTTTCCCAAGCAGATAAACTACGTGCGGGCTTACGGCGACTTTGAAAAGATCACCCAGTTCCATCACCGCATGCTCTTTCCGCTGGTTTTCCCGAGAACTCTCATGTGCCCGGATAAGGTGGCCTTCCAGAGCGATGTGCCCCGGCGATATGAAACCGGAACCGTGGTTGCGATGGAATGCATCGCCAAAGGGCCACCGACCACGGAGTTCTCCATTTGTTTCCAGTGCAACGACACCGGAAGGACAGTACTCCGTTTTCATGTGAACTTTGACAGGACAACGGTTTCACGAAGTTATCAACGCGAAGACAACAG CTTCGCTATTAGTGACGAGGAGACCGAGGGCGAATTTCCATTTGTGCGAGGAAAGCTGTTCAAGATCGCCTTTGGCCTCGGGGATCGTGCCTTCCTGATCGCCGTTAATGGTCAGTACTTCACCTACTACAATTTCCCGGGACGCCCCTTCTCCATTTCCACGCTGAAGTGCTTTACCAACGAGGTGGGCGATTTTGCCGTGAGGAGCATGGAATACCACTCCGATTCGCCACTTTTGGCCCGCGTGGAGAAACTATCCATCATCTAA
- the LOC128253484 gene encoding probable serine hydrolase, which translates to MGQTRVATKSAETVVSPETANGLEEEELQLLGENSWEEFSIDVPWGTVEGKWWGSKERQPIIALHGWQDNCGSFDRLCPLMPADTSVLAIDLPGHGKSSPYPQGMQYFIFWDGICLIRRIVRKYNWKDVTLLGHSLGGALTFMYAASFPLEVKKLINIDIAGPTVRGTQRMAEGTGKALDKFLDYETLPESKQPCYSYDEMIKLVLDAYDGSVDEPSVRVLMKRGMRHNPSKDGYLFARDLRLKVSLLGMFTAEQTLAYARQIRCRVLNIRGKPGMKFESPQVYTEVIKTLRENASKVVYVEVPGTHHLHLVTPERVAPHINQFLKDH; encoded by the exons ATGGGCCAGACACGCGTTGCAACAAAATCGGCGGAGACAGTGGTTTCCCCAGAAACTGCAA atgGCCTGGAGGAGGAAGAACTGCAGCTTCTGGGCGAGAACAGCTGGGAGGAGTTCTCCATCGACGTTCCGTGGGGAACCGTTGAGG GAAAGTGGTGGGGTTCGAAGGAGAGGCAGCCCATCATCGCGCTTCATGGCTGGCAGGACAACTGCGGCAGCTTCGACCGCCTGTGCCCACTGATGCCGGCGGACACCTCCGTTCTGGCCATCGATCTGCCTGGGCATGGGAAATCCTCGCCCTATCCGCAGGGCATGCAGTACTTCATCTTCTGGGATGGCATATGCCTGATTCGCCGGATAGTGCGCAAGTATAACTGGAAGGATGTCACCCTTTTGGGTCATTCGCTGGGCGGAGCTCTGACCTTCATGTACGCGGCCAGTTTTCCTTTGGAGGTGAAGAAGCTGATCAACATCGATATTGCTGGGCCCACAGTTCGGGGAACTCAGAGGATGGCGGAGGGCACCGGCAAGGCGTTGGACAAATTCCTGGACTACGAAACACTGCCGGAGAGCAAACAGCCGTGCTATTCGTACGATGAGATGATAAAGCTAGTGCTGGACGCCTACGATGGCTCCGTGGATGAGCCATCCGTGCGGGTGCTGATGAAACGGGGAATGCGTCACAATCCCAGCAAAGATGGCTATCTGTTCGCCAGGGATCTCCGACTGAAGGTGAGCCTGCTGGGCATGTTCACCGCGGAGCAGACATTGGCCTATGCCCGTCAAATCCGCTGCCGAGTGCTCAACATTCGGGGAAAACCCGGCATGAAGTTCGAATCGCCGCAGGTCTACACGGAAGTGATCAAAACGCTGCGGGAAAATGCCTCCAAAGTGGTGTACGTTGAGGTTCCCGGCACGCATCATCTGCATCTCGTGACCCCGGAACGTGTGGCACCCCATATCAATCAGTTTTTAAAGGACCATTAA
- the LOC128253483 gene encoding WW domain-binding protein 4 has protein sequence MTEFWKSNERKFCDFCKCWLSDNKASVAFHESGKRHKLNVAKRITDISRSSEKSERERQKMDAEIRKMEEAAMKSYAQDVHSRGDMTARSINTVMRATASSSSSSSYGAHSSGRSRQVDPMRLEGLSDEEEDNRRVAPGKVTNEAAIPEASLWVEGKSDEGHTYYWNVKTNESVWKPPKEGYLSYEEYERINQLAIDQQEISQAQESLKFRANADEEVARVNREKMKAFRKPENPKEKKQKEEKRNAFKTEEEAATKEIGQWQTVVVKAPEEPIDWQLPQTDYYSPSAPVISATSEPEPPAKRFKEKTIGGLDPETAASAPATFKRKFIRKGNSRQRTED, from the exons AT GACAGAGTTCTGGAAATCAAACGAGCGCAagttttgcgatttttgcaAATGCTGGCTGAGCGACAACAAGGCG AGCGTGGCCTTCCACGAAAGTGGCAAACGGCACAAGCTAAATGTGGCCAAAAGGATCACGGACATCAGCCGGAGCAGCGAGAAATCGGAAAGGGAGCGCCAGAAAATGGATGCGGAAATCCGGAAAATGGAGGAGGCGGCCATGAAGTCGTATGCCCAGGATGTTCATTCCCGCGGGGACATGACCGCCAGATCCATAAACACTGTGATGAGGGCAACCGCCTCTTCTTCCTCCTCGTCTTCTTATGGTGCCCACTCCTCTGGAAGATCGCGCCAAGTAGATCCAATGCGACTCGAAGGACTCTCcgatgaggaggaggacaATCGGCGGGTGGCTCCTGGCAAAGTAACCAACGAAGCAGCCATTCCCGAAGCCTCCCTTTGGGTGGAGGGCAAGTCGGATGAGGGACACACCTACTACTGGAACGTTAAGACCAATGAATCTGTGTGGAAACCTCCCAAGGAGGGTTACCTATCCTACGAGGAGTACGAGCGGATTAACCAGCTGGCCATCGATCAGCAGGAGATCTCACAGGCTCAGGAATCACTTAAATTTCGGGCCAACGCCGATGAGGAAGTGGCGCGGGTGAATCGCGAAAAGATGAAGGCATTCCGTAAACCCGAAAATCCCAAGGAGAAAAAGCAAAAGGAGGAGAAGCGTAATGCGTTCAAaacggaggaggaggcggccaCCAAAGAGATTGGCCAGTGGCAAACCGTGGTGGTCAA AGCACCTGAGGAGCCCATCGACTGGCAGTTGCCCCAAACGGATTACTACAGTCCGTCCGCCCCCGTGATTTCGGCTACCAGTGAACCCGAACCTCCAGCCAAGCGCTTCAAGGAGAAGACCATAGGCGGCTTGGATCCCGAGACAGCCGCCAGTGCACCTGCCACGTTCAAAAGAAAGTTCATCAGGAAGGGCAATAGCCGTCAACGCACGGAGGATTAG
- the LOC128253486 gene encoding uncharacterized protein LOC128253486 isoform X1 → MNVWKAKVLTEVPFGHVLIVSGRVKPHPNKISLDLTDNVNAQNESETVFLKIEANFREGQIIRSMFQPGEGWQQEEISKNWKCDGPKNPLQPGQSFTFRVAVLQRCFEIYVNDQLYGSFEFVKFPKQINYVRAYGDFEKITQFHHRMLFPLVFPRTLMCPDKVAFQSDVPRRYETGTVVAMECIAKGPPTTEFSICFQCNDTGRTVLRFHVNFDRTTVSRSYQREDNSFAISDEETEGEFPFVRGKLFKIAFGLGDRAFLIAVNGQYFTYYNFPGRPFSISTLKCFTNEVGDFAVRSMEYHSDSPLLARVEKLSII, encoded by the exons ATGAACGTGTGGAAGGCAAAGGTCCTAACGGAGGTGCCGTTCGGTCATGTCCTCATAGTCAGTGGACGCGTCAAGCCCCATCCAAATAA AATATCTCTGGACCTCACGGACAATGTGAATGCGCAGAACGAGAGCGAAACGGTCTTCCTTAAGATCGAGGCCAATTTCCGCGAGGGTCAGATCATCCGGAGCATGTTCCAGCCGGGCGAGGGATGGCAGCAGGAGGAGATTTCAAAGAATTGGAAGTGTGACGGACCGAAGAATCCACTGCAACCGGGTCAGAGTTTCACTTTCCGAGTGGCCGTACTGCAGCGGTGCTTCGAGATCTACGTAAACGATCAGTTGTACGGATCATTTGAGTTTGTCAAGTTTCCCAAGCAGATAAACTACGTGCGGGCTTACGGCGACTTTGAAAAGATCACCCAGTTCCATCACCGCATGCTCTTTCCGCTGGTTTTCCCGAGAACTCTCATGTGCCCGGATAAGGTGGCCTTCCAGAGCGATGTGCCCCGGCGATATGAAACCGGAACCGTGGTTGCGATGGAATGCATCGCCAAAGGGCCACCGACCACGGAGTTCTCCATTTGTTTCCAGTGCAACGACACCGGAAGGACAGTACTCCGTTTTCATGTGAACTTTGACAGGACAACGGTTTCACGAAGTTATCAACGCGAAGACAACAG CTTCGCTATTAGTGACGAGGAGACCGAGGGCGAATTTCCATTTGTGCGAGGAAAGCTGTTCAAGATCGCCTTTGGCCTCGGGGATCGTGCCTTCCTGATCGCCGTTAATGGTCAGTACTTCACCTACTACAATTTCCCGGGACGCCCCTTCTCCATTTCCACGCTGAAGTGCTTTACCAACGAGGTGGGCGATTTTGCCGTGAGGAGCATGGAATACCACTCCGATTCGCCACTTTTGGCCCGCGTGGAGAAACTATCCATCATCTAA
- the LOC128253494 gene encoding uncharacterized protein LOC128253494 translates to MDLIKEINDKYLALEAEIDQKLEKVQAEELKLERQNEKLAETSIHTPAPKVLSYDEALLRNSNTLKALEIAKARLRSRSTYSPVEKLLQQALQNYRKELESLEEVKEKPHDQDTQKVEEVDNLYDLVMQNVIEAKKQLPQKTVDL, encoded by the exons ATGGACCTGATCAAGGAGATTAATGACAAATACCTGGCCCTTGAGGCGGAGATCGATCAAAAATTGGAGAAAGT acaaGCTGAGGAACTAAAACTAGAACGTCAAAACGAAAAGCTTGCCGAGACTTCTATCCATACCCCTGCTCCCAAAGTTTTGTCCTATGATGAGGCCCTACTGAGAAATAGCAACACCTTGAAG GCATTAGAAATAGCAAAAGCCCGCTTAAGATCGCGTTCTACGTATTCGCCCGTGGAGAAGCTCCTTCAACAGGCTCTGCAGAATTATAGAAAAGAACTGGAAAGTCTGGAGGAGGTCAAGGAGAAACCCCACGACCAGGACACCCAAAAAGTTGAGGAGGTGGACAACCTGTACGATCTGGTCATGCAGAATGTGATCGAGGCCAAGAAGCAGCTGCCCCAAAAAACAGTCGATCTTTAA
- the LOC128253471 gene encoding epidermal growth factor receptor kinase substrate 8-like protein 1 isoform X1, which translates to MFKRLSKRLSFRRGSKPETGLGDTMVNHHSNGGGSAGNSSGSLRAGGAHGGGGGGGGGDYSGDDRSGGGEERERMESDLHDKPTYLLEHLATFTVNKESGIVYPADGMRRLLQLEKTTGIWSQKMQLCLDYQWVLIMDYETGNIIERFPASLVQEPTAFTSNDAMELYNNILVFIVSGGGGSRSEMHIFQSQSVSAVHLVEDLKQLRSGKMITQQRGATPTHSGGGASSMAMMMSKTSSSSSHSRVELHQHREQRMERERERERDRDRDRERERESHHHHQMHQRNSSVEQYGMRAGVVGVSGEDVAHIGGETDSEHGGIGGGLGGGAERDETSSTSSEKYERDVAVLNHCFDDIEKFIARLQHAAAASRELERRRRNRKSKKRDPGEGLLTLRTRPPHEKEFVDIFAKFKLSFNLLAKLKAHIHDPNAPELVHFLFTPLALIVEASSDTYYESQLPARVVNPLLTREAINLLINCVTSKETELWRSLGDAWVIPRDQWKDDVGSYHPVFLDGWSPDYLINDELEPPPNSPPAHVSKRRLEVQAGSGLNGRGGGGGGGGGGGGYDDYDSGNGMNMAMGIEKYTIHHGNDVMRERERERDRAGAISASEFNTRSELSFDSIEGRGGAHGHGGHGGPGGPGPTLSAITAGLQNLHTRESRSGGNGYGGSGPGPSSELGGGGGGGRGGPPNVSDDQMLESWLEDLQAAGAKIVLVTYPRTANNDKELSVMRGEYLEILDDTRKWWKARNMRGQVAHVPHTIVTPFNFGDGDGAQFYGQQQQPGQAGPPGSGNKLRSGDNAVMEQRSPDPTDMMRSKHLGKKGEFRYF; encoded by the exons AATGGAGGAGGCAGTGCCGGAAATAGCAGTGGAAGCTTGAGAGCAGGCGGTGCCCATGGAGGtggtggcggaggaggaggtggagacTACTCCGGAGATGATCGCAGTGGCGGTGGCGAGGAGCGGGAGCGGATGGAAAGCGATCTGCACGACAAGCCCACCTACCTGCTGGAGCACCTGGCCACCTTTACGGTGAACAAGGAGTCGGGCATTGTGTATCCCGCAGACGGAATGCGACGACTCCTTCAGCTGGAGAAGACCACTGGGATTTGGTCGCAGAAGATGCAGCTCTGTCTGGACTACCAGTGGGTGCTCATCATGGACTACGAAACGGGG AACATCATCGAAAGATTTCCAGCCTCCCTGGTCCAGGAGCCCACCGCCTTCACCTCCAACGACGCCATGGAGCTGTACAACAACATTCTGGTCTTTATCGTGTCCGGAGGCGGTGGTTCCCGCTCCGAGATGCACATTTTCCAG TCACAAAGCGTGTCCGCTGTTCATCTGGTTGAGGACCTTAAGCAGCTGAGAAGTGGCAAGATGATCACGCAGCAGCGcggtgccacgcccacgcatTCGGGAGGCGGGGCGTCCAGCATGGCCATGATGATGAGCAAgacctcctcgtcgtcgtcgcacaGTCGCGTGGAGTTGCACCAGCACAGGGAGCAGCGGATGGAGCGCGAACGGGAAAGGGAGCGGGATCGGGATCGAGATCGCGAGCGTGAGCGTGAGAgccaccatcaccatcaaATGCACCAAAGGAACAGCAGCGTGGAGCAGTACGGAATGAGGGCCGGCGTGGTTGGAGTTTCTGGCGAGGATGTAGCCCACATCGGTGGCGAGACGGACTCGGAACATGGTGGTATAGGAGGAGGATTAGGCGGAGGAGCGGAACGCGATGAAACCAGCTCCACATCCAGCGAGAAATACGAACGCGATGTGGCCGTACTAAATCACTGTTTCGATGACATTGAGAAGTTCATAGCGCGACTTCAACATGCGGCTGCAGCTTCGCGGGAACTCGAGCGGCGTCGTCGCAATCGCAAGTCCAAGAAAAGGGATCCGGGCGAGGGTTTGCTCACCCTGAGAACCCGGCCGCCGCACGAGAAGGAATTCGTGGACATATTCGCCAAATTTAAGCTGTCGTTTAACCTTCTGGCCAAGCTGAAGGCGCACATCCACGACCCGAATGCCCCCGAGCTGGTGCACTTTCTGTTCACACCGCTGGCCCTGATCGTGGAGGCCTCTAGTGACACCTACTATGAGTCGCAGCTGCCGGCACGCGTGGTGAATCCCCTGCTCACGAGGGAGGCCATCAACCTGCTCATCAACTGTGTGACCAGCAAGGAGACGGAGCTGTGGCGTTCGTTGGGCGATGCCTGGGTCATACCGCGCGATCAGTGGAAGGACGATGTGGGCTCCTATCATCCGGTCTTCCTCGATGGCTGGTCACCCGATTACCTGATCAACGATGAGCTGGAGCCGCCACCAAATTCCCCGCCCGCTCATGTCAGCAAGCGCCGACTGGAGGTTCAAGCGGGATCTGGACTAAATGGTCGTGGAggtggtggaggaggaggaggaggcggcggtggGTACGATGACTACGACTCGGGGAACGGGATGAACATGGCCATGGGCATTGAAAAGTATACCATCCACCATGGCAATGATGTGATGAGAGAAAGGGAACGCGAGAGAGATCGAGCGGGAGCCATCAGCGCCTCTGAATTCAACACCCGCAGCGAGCTTTCCTTCGACTCGATTGAGGGAAGGGGCGGAGCACATGGTCATGGCGGTCATGGAGGACCAGGAGGACCGGGTCCCACCCTCAGCGCCATCACAGCTGGTCTGCAGAATCTGCATACGCGGGAATCTCGTTCCGGGGGCAATGGATACGGTGGCTCTGGTCCAGGACCCTCTTCTGAAttgggcggcggcggcggaggaggaagGGGTGGTCCACCGAATGTCAGCGACGATCAGATGCTCGAGTCCTGGCTGGAGGATTTGCAGGCGGCGGGTGCCAAGATTGTGCTGGTCACCTATCCACGCACCGCCAACAACGACAAGGAGCTCAGCGTGATGCGGGGAGAATATCTAGAG ATCCTTGACGACACCCGAAAGTGGTGGAAGGCGCGCAACATGCGGGGACAGGTGGCCCATGTGCCCCACACGATCGTTACCCCTTTCAATTTcggcgatggcgatggagCCCAGTTCTAcgggcaacaacagcagccagGACAGGCGGGTCCTCCAGGCTCGGGCAACAAACTGCGATCCGGG GACAACGCAGTCATGGAGCAAAGATCACCGGATCCCACCGACATGATGCGTAGCAAGCATTTGGGCAAGAAGGGCGAGTTCCGCTACTTCTAG